A stretch of the Tannerella serpentiformis genome encodes the following:
- the tamL gene encoding translocation and assembly module lipoprotein TamL produces MKPNHSPLLPLFFFVLLLSASCSTTKMLPPGEVLYTGIERIVVNDPANQRHRGADEVMGKVEEALAYAPNNALLGSSTTRTPLPIGLWVYNAHVGKKGRFHQWMYRWLAARPVTLTTVKPANRALAAQNVLHENGFFRGAARYEIIPDHKDSLKARVRYLVTLGEPYVIDSVRFRRMQDRSDTTIKWRDEERLLHRGDLFTLDRLEAERQRIATIMRNNGYYYFRPEYIEVQADSTKGDHLVDLRVRVRRDIPRDFIRKPWFLGRTAIRLIGYDGEEPTDSLTYGPVTIHYEGRLRLRPHVLFNALRYERGDRYSLAAQEETLAAMNKLRTFRFVDMQYTPTDTSATCDTMNLRIRATYDYPLNSRLEVKGTLNDNHYAGPGFNLALTRMNLFRGGENLSATVFGSYEWQTGARTAGHTGLVNNYEIGARGSLTFPRLVLPKFGHKDRDLIATTRLEAQATVMNRARFFNQLSFSGSLSYDFVPNPIRRHTFTPLRLTYSRLIGTTAAFDSITSRNPSIRQSLQDQFIPVVEYTYTLDNSTVREERSKTRWHFSIAEAGNLLSATNLLFGRRWDEKGKTVFKNPYSQFLKMTTELRYNHYIDRHQRLAFRIGGGIIYSYGNASEAPYSEQFYVGGANSIRAFTIRSVGPGHFAPDKNDPYAYIDQIGDIKLEANAEYRFRIVGDLAGAVFLDVGNVWLLRDDPARPGGQFAWRHLLTDLATGTGIGFRYDINLLVFRFDIGYALHFPYDTGRRGYLNAPNLRDALGFHLALGYPF; encoded by the coding sequence ATGAAGCCGAACCACTCCCCCCTCCTCCCCCTTTTTTTCTTTGTTCTTCTGCTCAGCGCATCCTGCTCCACGACGAAAATGCTTCCTCCGGGCGAAGTGCTCTACACCGGCATCGAGCGCATCGTAGTCAACGACCCCGCCAATCAGCGCCACCGCGGCGCGGACGAGGTGATGGGCAAGGTGGAAGAGGCTCTGGCCTATGCGCCGAATAACGCCCTCCTAGGCAGTTCCACCACACGCACGCCGCTGCCTATCGGGCTCTGGGTCTATAACGCCCACGTCGGGAAAAAGGGGCGCTTCCACCAGTGGATGTACCGATGGCTCGCGGCGCGGCCGGTGACGCTAACCACCGTAAAGCCCGCCAACCGGGCGCTGGCAGCGCAGAACGTACTCCACGAAAACGGTTTCTTCCGCGGCGCGGCCCGCTATGAGATCATCCCCGACCACAAGGATTCGCTCAAAGCCCGGGTGCGATACCTCGTCACCCTGGGCGAGCCTTACGTGATCGACTCTGTCCGCTTTCGTCGCATGCAAGATCGGAGCGATACCACCATCAAGTGGCGCGACGAAGAGCGTCTGCTTCACCGAGGCGATCTCTTCACCCTCGATCGCCTCGAAGCGGAACGCCAGCGCATCGCCACCATCATGCGTAACAACGGCTATTATTACTTCCGACCGGAGTACATCGAGGTGCAAGCCGACTCGACGAAGGGAGACCACCTCGTAGACCTACGCGTACGTGTCCGGCGCGACATTCCCCGCGACTTCATCCGTAAGCCGTGGTTCTTGGGACGCACAGCCATCCGCCTGATCGGTTACGACGGCGAGGAGCCAACGGATAGCCTCACCTACGGCCCCGTCACCATTCATTACGAGGGCAGGCTGCGCCTCCGCCCCCACGTCCTCTTCAATGCCTTGCGCTATGAGCGTGGCGACCGCTATAGCCTCGCCGCTCAGGAGGAGACGCTGGCGGCGATGAACAAGCTGCGCACCTTCCGCTTTGTGGATATGCAATACACGCCCACCGACACCTCCGCCACGTGCGACACCATGAACCTGCGCATCCGTGCCACCTACGACTATCCGCTCAATAGTCGCCTCGAGGTCAAGGGTACCCTCAACGATAATCACTATGCCGGGCCTGGGTTCAATCTGGCCCTGACCCGGATGAACCTCTTCCGCGGCGGCGAGAATCTCTCCGCCACTGTGTTTGGCTCGTACGAGTGGCAGACGGGTGCGCGCACCGCCGGGCATACGGGGCTGGTGAACAACTACGAGATCGGCGCACGCGGCTCGCTGACCTTCCCCCGCCTCGTCTTACCGAAATTTGGTCACAAAGACCGGGATCTGATCGCTACCACCCGCCTCGAGGCGCAGGCGACAGTCATGAACCGTGCGCGATTCTTCAACCAGCTCAGTTTCAGTGGCAGTCTCTCGTACGACTTCGTTCCCAACCCCATCCGCCGACACACGTTCACGCCGCTACGCCTCACTTACTCGCGGCTCATAGGCACCACGGCCGCCTTTGACAGCATCACCTCAAGAAACCCATCCATTCGCCAGAGCCTTCAGGATCAATTTATTCCCGTCGTAGAGTACACCTACACGCTCGACAACTCCACCGTGCGTGAGGAGCGCAGCAAGACGCGCTGGCATTTTTCGATCGCAGAGGCCGGTAACCTGCTCTCAGCCACTAACCTCCTCTTCGGGCGACGGTGGGACGAGAAGGGCAAGACTGTCTTCAAGAACCCGTATTCGCAGTTCCTGAAGATGACCACTGAGCTTCGCTACAATCATTACATAGATCGCCATCAGCGCCTCGCCTTCCGCATCGGCGGCGGCATCATCTACAGCTACGGCAATGCCTCGGAAGCCCCGTACAGCGAGCAGTTCTACGTCGGCGGCGCCAACAGCATCCGCGCCTTCACCATCCGCAGCGTCGGCCCTGGCCACTTCGCCCCGGATAAGAATGACCCGTACGCCTACATTGATCAGATTGGCGACATCAAGCTGGAGGCCAACGCCGAGTATCGTTTCCGCATCGTGGGCGACCTGGCCGGCGCCGTCTTCCTCGACGTCGGCAACGTGTGGCTGCTGCGCGACGACCCCGCGCGTCCCGGCGGACAGTTCGCGTGGAGACACCTCCTCACCGACCTCGCCACCGGCACCGGCATAGGCTTTCGTTACGACATCAACCTCCTCGTCTTCCGTTTCGACATCGGTTACGCCCTCCACTTCCCCTACGACACCGGTCGGCGCGGCTATCTCAACGCCCCCAACCTACGCGACGCCCTCGGGTTCCACTTAGCCCTCGGCTACCCCTTCTGA
- the hflX gene encoding GTPase HflX, which produces MKEFIITQEQTERAVLVGLVTPEQSEAQVKEYLDELAFLAETAGIEPVRRFTQKADKPHAVTFVGSGKLQQIGEYVAENEIGIVVFDDELSAKQLRNIEKELKVRILDRTNLILDIFAKRAQTAHAKTQVELAQYRYMLPRLTRLWTHLERQRGGVGMRGPGETQLETDRRIILDRISKLKRELEEIDRQKATQRRNRGKMVRVALVGYTNVGKSTLMNLLGKSDVFAENKLFATLDTTVRKVIIDNLPFLLSDTVGFIRKLPTELVESFKSTLDEVREADLLVHVVDISHPTFEEQIEVVERTLADIGCADKPIITVFNKIDAFSFVPKDEDDLTPRERENIPLSELRETWMSRRPGSCIFISARDRTNIAALKSLLYEHVKAIHITRFPYNDFLFQQYDGEGE; this is translated from the coding sequence ATGAAAGAATTCATTATCACCCAAGAGCAGACCGAGCGCGCCGTCCTGGTGGGGTTAGTCACCCCCGAGCAGAGTGAGGCGCAGGTCAAGGAATACTTAGACGAGCTGGCCTTCCTGGCCGAAACGGCCGGGATTGAGCCTGTCCGACGCTTCACCCAGAAGGCCGACAAGCCGCATGCCGTAACCTTCGTCGGGTCGGGTAAGTTGCAACAGATTGGCGAGTATGTGGCTGAGAACGAGATAGGCATCGTGGTCTTTGACGACGAGCTCTCGGCCAAGCAGCTACGAAATATCGAAAAGGAACTCAAGGTGCGCATCCTGGACCGCACGAATCTCATCCTCGACATCTTTGCCAAGCGCGCGCAGACGGCCCACGCCAAGACGCAAGTCGAGCTGGCGCAGTACCGCTATATGCTTCCCCGTCTGACGCGCCTATGGACGCACCTGGAGCGTCAGCGAGGCGGCGTGGGTATGCGTGGGCCGGGCGAGACGCAGCTCGAAACCGACCGGCGCATCATTCTCGACCGCATCTCCAAGCTCAAACGTGAGCTGGAAGAGATAGACCGGCAGAAGGCCACTCAGCGGCGCAACCGGGGCAAGATGGTCCGCGTGGCGCTCGTAGGTTATACCAACGTGGGCAAGTCGACCCTCATGAACTTGCTTGGTAAAAGCGACGTGTTTGCCGAAAACAAGCTCTTCGCCACCCTCGACACCACCGTGCGCAAGGTGATCATCGACAACCTGCCCTTCCTCCTCTCCGATACGGTGGGCTTCATCCGCAAGTTGCCTACCGAACTCGTCGAGTCGTTCAAGTCCACCCTCGACGAGGTTCGCGAAGCCGATCTTTTGGTGCATGTCGTGGACATTTCCCACCCTACTTTTGAGGAGCAGATCGAAGTCGTAGAGCGCACCCTGGCAGACATCGGTTGCGCCGACAAGCCCATCATCACGGTCTTTAATAAGATCGACGCGTTTTCGTTTGTCCCCAAGGACGAGGATGATCTCACGCCCCGCGAGCGCGAAAACATCCCCCTCTCCGAGCTTCGCGAGACCTGGATGAGCCGTCGCCCCGGCAGCTGCATCTTCATCTCCGCCCGCGATCGGACCAACATCGCCGCCCTCAAGTCGCTCCTCTACGAGCACGTCAAAGCCATCCATATCACCCGTTTCCCCTACAACGATTTTCTCTTTCAGCAGTACGACGGCGAAGGCGAATGA